The following proteins come from a genomic window of Streptomyces sp. GS7:
- a CDS encoding PadR family transcriptional regulator, translating into MNRRSGVLEFAVLGLLRESPMHGYELRKRLNTSLGVFRAFSYGTLYPCLKGLVANGWLVEETGGAPEGVPAAALTGRRAKIVYRLTAAGKEHFEELLTHSGPDAWEDEHFGVRFAFFGQTSRDVRMRVLEGRRSRLEERLEKMRTSLARTRERLDDYTLELQRHGMESVEREVRWLNELIESERAGRDQRAPGPTERDKNTPSGDADGLPRHRGGSRPDPSE; encoded by the coding sequence ATGAACAGGCGTTCCGGCGTCCTCGAATTCGCCGTCCTCGGCCTGCTCCGCGAATCCCCGATGCATGGTTACGAGTTGCGCAAGCGGCTCAACACCTCGCTCGGGGTCTTCCGTGCGTTCAGCTACGGCACCCTCTACCCCTGCCTCAAGGGGCTGGTCGCGAACGGCTGGCTCGTCGAGGAAACAGGCGGCGCCCCGGAGGGCGTTCCCGCCGCGGCGCTCACCGGGCGCCGGGCCAAAATCGTCTACCGATTGACCGCAGCGGGCAAGGAGCACTTCGAGGAGCTGCTCACCCACTCCGGGCCGGATGCGTGGGAGGACGAGCACTTCGGCGTCCGTTTCGCGTTCTTCGGCCAGACATCGCGGGACGTACGGATGCGCGTGCTGGAAGGCCGCCGCAGCCGGCTGGAGGAGCGCCTCGAAAAGATGCGCACCTCCTTGGCCAGGACCCGCGAGCGGCTGGACGACTACACCCTCGAACTGCAGCGGCACGGCATGGAATCCGTGGAGCGCGAGGTCCGTTGGTTGAACGAGCTCATCGAGAGTGAGCGCGCCGGGCGCGATCAGCGCGCCCCGGGTCCCACGGAGCGGGACAAGAACACCCCGTCAGGAGATGCGGACGGCCTGCCCCGGCACCGGGGTGGTTCCCGGCCGGATCCGTCCGAATGA
- a CDS encoding inositol-3-phosphate synthase: MGSVRVAIVGVGNCAASLVQGVEYYKDADPDSRVPGLMHVQFGDYHVRDVEFVAAFDVDAKKVGLDLSDAIGASENNTVKICDVPNTGVQVQRGHTLDGLGKYYRMTIEESAEAPVDIVQVLKDKQVDVLVCYLPVGSEDAAKYYAQCAIDAKVAFVNALPVFIAGTKEWADKFTEAGVPIVGDDIKSQVGATITHRVMAKLFEDRGVILDRTMQLNVGGNMDFKNMLERDRLESKKISKTQAVTSQIPDRELGEKNVHIGPSDYVAWLDDRKWAYVRLEGRAFGDVPLNLEYKLEVWDSPNSAGVIIDALRAAKIAKDRGIGGPILSASSYFMKSPPVQYFDDVARENVEKFIRGDVER; this comes from the coding sequence ATGGGTTCGGTTCGCGTAGCCATCGTCGGCGTGGGCAACTGCGCCGCCTCGCTGGTACAGGGCGTCGAGTATTACAAGGACGCCGACCCCGACAGCCGCGTGCCCGGCCTCATGCACGTGCAGTTCGGCGACTACCACGTCCGCGACGTCGAGTTCGTGGCCGCCTTCGACGTGGACGCCAAGAAGGTCGGCCTCGACCTCTCGGACGCCATCGGCGCCAGCGAGAACAACACCGTCAAGATCTGCGACGTGCCGAACACCGGCGTGCAGGTCCAGCGCGGCCACACGCTCGACGGCCTGGGCAAGTACTACCGCATGACGATCGAGGAGTCCGCGGAGGCCCCGGTCGACATCGTCCAGGTCCTCAAGGACAAGCAGGTCGACGTCCTGGTCTGCTACCTGCCCGTCGGCTCCGAGGACGCGGCGAAGTACTACGCCCAGTGCGCCATCGACGCCAAGGTCGCGTTCGTCAACGCCCTCCCGGTCTTCATCGCCGGCACCAAGGAGTGGGCGGACAAGTTCACCGAGGCCGGTGTGCCGATCGTCGGTGACGACATCAAGTCGCAGGTCGGCGCCACGATCACGCACCGCGTGATGGCCAAGCTCTTCGAGGACCGGGGCGTCATCCTGGACCGCACGATGCAGCTGAACGTCGGCGGCAACATGGACTTCAAGAACATGCTGGAGCGCGACCGCCTGGAGTCCAAGAAGATCTCCAAGACGCAGGCCGTCACCTCGCAGATCCCCGACCGCGAGCTGGGCGAGAAGAACGTCCACATCGGCCCGTCCGACTACGTCGCCTGGCTGGACGACCGCAAGTGGGCCTACGTCCGCCTTGAGGGCCGCGCCTTCGGCGATGTCCCGCTGAACCTTGAGTACAAGCTTGAGGTCTGGGACTCCCCGAACTCCGCGGGCGTCATCATCGACGCGCTGCGCGCCGCGAAGATCGCCAAGGACCGGGGGATCGGTGGCCCGATCCTCTCCGCTTCCTCGTACTTCATGAAGTCGCCGCCGGTGCAGTACTTCGACGACGTGGCACGGGAGAACGTCGAGAAGTTCATCAGGGGCGACGTCGAGCGCTGA
- a CDS encoding glycosyltransferase family 87 protein encodes MTSLRQDEPVRPTQRDEVAAAGSELIGGPIGRRVLLGANWMTPVRVIVLVAIGVFALGMVQKLPCYNGGWFFGATSQYVHACYSDIPHLYTGRGFADGLIPYFDRLPGDMQYLEYPVLTGVFMEVASWMTPHSGAIQDREQIYWLVNAGMLMVCAAVIAVCVARTHRRRPWDGLLVALAPAFALTATINWDLLAVALTAAGMLLWSRSRPLASGVLIGLATAAKLYPVLLLGPLLLLCWRAGAWRAYGRVVTGAVASWLVVNLPVMITHDASGFHIREGWAKFYTFSQERPIDFGSVWLLISQRTGDPLENANLYATVLMILGCGGIALLTFYAPRRPRFAQLAFLVVALFILTNKVYSPQYVLWLVPLAALARPRWRDFLIWQAGEVMYFLGIWMYLAYTGSGDKHQGLPPEGYQLAIALHLLATLYLCAVVVRDILMPERDVVRRDGDDDPSGGVLDRSPDVVVLGRAYHEPRHAVHFAGTPRVRWGVVRD; translated from the coding sequence ATGACGAGCCTGCGACAGGACGAGCCGGTACGGCCGACGCAACGGGATGAGGTGGCGGCGGCCGGCAGCGAGCTGATCGGAGGGCCGATCGGCCGGCGGGTGCTTCTCGGTGCGAACTGGATGACGCCGGTGCGGGTCATCGTGCTCGTCGCCATCGGTGTGTTCGCGCTCGGCATGGTGCAGAAGCTGCCCTGCTACAACGGCGGATGGTTCTTCGGCGCCACCAGCCAGTACGTCCACGCCTGCTACTCCGACATCCCCCATCTCTACACCGGGCGGGGTTTCGCCGACGGGCTGATCCCGTACTTCGACCGGCTGCCGGGCGATATGCAGTATCTGGAGTACCCGGTGCTGACCGGCGTCTTCATGGAGGTCGCCTCCTGGATGACGCCGCACAGCGGGGCGATCCAGGACCGCGAGCAGATCTACTGGCTGGTCAACGCCGGGATGCTGATGGTCTGCGCCGCCGTCATCGCGGTGTGTGTGGCGCGTACTCACCGGCGGCGTCCTTGGGACGGTCTGCTGGTGGCCCTGGCTCCCGCCTTCGCCCTCACCGCCACCATCAACTGGGACCTGCTGGCGGTCGCCCTGACCGCCGCCGGGATGCTGTTGTGGTCACGCAGCCGCCCGCTGGCGTCCGGAGTCCTGATCGGGCTGGCGACGGCGGCGAAGCTCTACCCCGTCCTGCTGCTGGGTCCGCTGCTGCTGCTGTGCTGGCGCGCGGGGGCCTGGCGCGCGTACGGGAGGGTCGTCACCGGTGCGGTGGCGTCCTGGCTGGTGGTGAACCTGCCGGTGATGATCACGCACGACGCGTCCGGATTCCATATCCGGGAGGGCTGGGCGAAGTTCTACACCTTCAGCCAGGAGCGGCCCATCGACTTCGGTTCCGTGTGGCTGCTGATCTCGCAGCGCACCGGGGACCCACTGGAGAACGCCAACCTCTACGCGACGGTGCTGATGATCCTCGGCTGCGGCGGCATCGCGCTGCTGACGTTCTACGCGCCGCGCCGGCCGCGCTTCGCCCAACTCGCGTTCCTCGTCGTCGCGCTGTTCATCCTCACCAACAAGGTCTACTCGCCCCAGTACGTGCTGTGGCTGGTCCCGCTCGCCGCGCTGGCCCGGCCGCGCTGGCGGGACTTCCTGATCTGGCAGGCGGGCGAGGTCATGTACTTCCTCGGGATCTGGATGTACCTCGCCTACACCGGCAGCGGCGACAAGCACCAGGGGCTGCCGCCGGAGGGCTACCAACTCGCCATCGCACTACACCTGTTGGCCACCCTCTACCTCTGCGCGGTGGTCGTCCGCGACATCCTGATGCCGGAGCGGGACGTGGTCCGCAGGGACGGTGACGACGACCCGTCGGGGGGCGTCCTGGACCGCAGTCCGGATGTGGTCGTGCTCGGGCGGGCGTATCACGAGCCGCGCCACGCGGTGCACTTCGCGGGGACGCCGCGGGTGCGCTGGGGCGT
- a CDS encoding transglycosylase domain-containing protein — translation MSEHRRKPPQPQGGGRAAARRAAQQPSGRRAAPPHGAVTGSMPQSPEDRPPGGRAEARRAAQRGGRRRASDSAAMASGGSAGDYGGGGRRGGGGGGGGGGADGGRGRGRGGGNPAKKRFIDYPRTNRTGWRRFVPSWKQVAGMSVAVIGLIVGAAGVGLALVQVPDENKAATSQNNVYLWADGKVMARDGETNRQNIKISEIPMSMQNAAISAENASFRTDSGVDPMGILRALVNMAKGGDTQGGSTITQQYVKNAMLSQEQTITRKFKELFISIKVGSLMDKPSILQGYLNTSYFGRGAYGIQAAAQAYYGKNASQLKPDEGAFLASLLKGANLYDPAGGTGPGATPEQNTQRVKARWSWILDREVDNHLMPKDERATYTKFPMPKAPKPVASKSGQIGYLIDVAKKYVLKQGNISEALFDKGGYTVQTTFDEKKTNELAAAVQKVDKHYIDPQKRPEKDKYVQFGGASVVPGDGRIVALYGGDGYDKGHFSNNADTYGVPVGSTWKPFVLAAAMKYGTIAHSGTPVSPDSKYNGDDHLKVRNPDGSIVLKKDNSPFYQVNESNYPWGYITLRKAMEQSVNTPYVQLGMDVGMDKVKEMAQAAGIAPGSFDKNLNPSFALGTSTPSAIRMADAYGTFAASGTSVEPYSVTKVMSQGEEVKGFDKPKPQTAMDANIANNVTDVLKNVIENGTATTAKKLGMPAAGKTGTTDENKSAWFVGYTKQLSTAITMFREDAQNPRQLSMNGVGGFDSIHGGALPTEVWTQYMLQAMEGVSPQDFPAATPIGQVQNEQGMPSPTPTPTPSAAPTVTPSGTPSQSASPSNTPTATPTKSCSPWDFHCKHNGGNGGANGGGPGGGNGGNGGTSPTPDPTSGGNSGGGIFGGPTGG, via the coding sequence ATGAGCGAGCACCGTCGCAAACCGCCACAGCCACAAGGTGGCGGACGTGCCGCGGCCAGACGTGCCGCACAGCAGCCATCAGGGCGGCGTGCGGCCCCTCCGCATGGCGCTGTTACGGGGTCTATGCCCCAGTCCCCCGAGGACCGGCCGCCGGGAGGGCGTGCCGAGGCCCGGCGGGCCGCGCAGCGCGGCGGACGCCGGCGGGCGTCCGACTCCGCGGCGATGGCTTCCGGAGGGTCCGCCGGCGATTACGGCGGCGGTGGCCGCCGTGGTGGCGGTGGCGGTGGCGGCGGTGGCGGCGCTGATGGAGGCCGGGGGCGCGGTCGTGGTGGTGGAAATCCCGCCAAGAAGCGCTTCATTGACTATCCGCGCACCAATCGCACCGGCTGGCGCCGGTTTGTGCCGTCCTGGAAACAGGTGGCCGGCATGTCCGTCGCGGTCATCGGCCTGATCGTCGGCGCGGCCGGTGTCGGCCTCGCGCTGGTGCAGGTGCCGGATGAGAACAAGGCTGCCACGTCGCAGAACAACGTCTACCTCTGGGCCGATGGCAAGGTCATGGCGCGCGATGGTGAGACAAACCGGCAGAACATCAAGATAAGCGAAATTCCGATGTCCATGCAGAACGCAGCGATCTCCGCGGAGAACGCCTCGTTCCGGACGGACTCCGGCGTGGACCCGATGGGCATCCTCCGCGCCCTGGTCAACATGGCCAAGGGGGGTGACACCCAGGGTGGGTCGACCATCACTCAGCAGTACGTGAAGAACGCGATGCTGAGCCAGGAGCAGACCATCACCCGTAAGTTCAAGGAGCTGTTCATCTCCATCAAGGTCGGCTCGTTGATGGACAAGCCCAGTATCTTGCAGGGGTACCTGAACACCAGCTACTTCGGTCGTGGTGCCTACGGCATCCAGGCGGCGGCCCAGGCGTACTACGGGAAGAACGCCTCCCAGCTGAAGCCGGACGAGGGCGCGTTCCTGGCGTCCCTGCTCAAGGGCGCGAACCTCTACGACCCTGCGGGCGGTACCGGACCCGGCGCCACCCCCGAGCAGAACACCCAGCGCGTCAAGGCTCGTTGGTCCTGGATCCTCGACCGTGAGGTGGACAATCACCTCATGCCGAAGGACGAGCGGGCCACCTACACGAAGTTCCCGATGCCCAAGGCGCCGAAGCCGGTGGCCAGCAAGAGTGGCCAGATCGGGTACTTGATCGACGTGGCCAAGAAGTACGTGCTCAAGCAGGGGAACATCAGCGAGGCACTGTTCGACAAGGGCGGCTACACGGTCCAGACGACCTTCGACGAGAAGAAGACCAACGAGCTGGCAGCCGCGGTGCAGAAGGTCGACAAGCACTACATCGACCCGCAGAAGCGGCCGGAGAAGGACAAGTACGTCCAGTTCGGTGGCGCCTCAGTGGTGCCGGGAGACGGCAGGATCGTCGCCCTGTACGGCGGTGACGGCTACGACAAGGGCCACTTCAGCAACAACGCCGACACCTACGGCGTGCCGGTCGGCTCGACCTGGAAGCCGTTCGTGCTCGCCGCGGCGATGAAGTACGGGACGATCGCGCACAGCGGCACGCCGGTCTCGCCGGACAGCAAGTACAACGGCGATGACCATCTCAAGGTGAGGAACCCGGACGGTTCGATTGTGCTGAAGAAGGACAACTCGCCCTTCTACCAGGTCAACGAGAGCAATTACCCCTGGGGCTACATCACCTTGCGGAAGGCGATGGAGCAGTCCGTCAACACCCCGTACGTCCAGCTCGGCATGGATGTCGGCATGGACAAGGTGAAGGAGATGGCGCAGGCCGCGGGGATCGCGCCGGGCAGCTTCGACAAGAACCTCAACCCGTCCTTCGCGTTGGGCACCTCGACGCCGAGCGCGATTCGCATGGCCGATGCCTACGGCACCTTCGCCGCCTCCGGTACGAGCGTGGAGCCGTATTCGGTGACCAAGGTGATGTCCCAGGGCGAGGAGGTGAAGGGCTTCGACAAGCCCAAGCCGCAGACGGCGATGGACGCCAACATCGCCAACAACGTCACCGACGTGCTGAAGAACGTGATCGAGAACGGCACCGCGACGACGGCCAAGAAGCTGGGTATGCCGGCCGCCGGCAAGACCGGTACCACCGACGAGAACAAGTCGGCGTGGTTCGTCGGCTACACCAAGCAGCTCTCGACGGCCATCACCATGTTCCGTGAGGATGCACAGAACCCCCGTCAGCTGTCCATGAACGGCGTAGGCGGCTTCGACTCGATCCACGGTGGCGCGCTGCCGACCGAGGTGTGGACCCAGTACATGCTCCAGGCGATGGAGGGTGTTTCCCCGCAGGACTTCCCGGCCGCCACGCCCATCGGGCAGGTGCAGAACGAGCAGGGGATGCCCTCGCCCACGCCGACCCCGACGCCGAGTGCCGCGCCGACGGTGACTCCGTCCGGTACGCCCAGCCAGTCCGCGTCGCCGTCGAATACTCCGACTGCCACCCCGACCAAGTCGTGCTCCCCGTGGGACTTCCACTGCAAGCACAACGGCGGGAACGGCGGGGCAAACGGCGGCGGGCCGGGCGGCGGTAATGGCGGTAACGGCGGTACGAGTCCGACGCCTGACCCGACGAGCGGCGGGAACAGCGGAGGAGGAATCTTCGGCGGGCCCACCGGCGGCTAG
- a CDS encoding MFS transporter encodes MHAVRDLRVLLRLRDFRTLLAARLLSQAADGVFQVALAAFVVFSPEKQASPEAIASAMAILLLPYSLLGPFAGVLLDRWRRRQVLLYGNLLRALLAMATAVLIAVKVPDWLFYASALSVTGVNRFVLAGLSASLPRVVGGEQLVMANSLAPTAGTLAMTVGGALALAVRLAGSDVDTFVVLLAAFLYFCSALTALRMPPQLLGPDPSVLQPHLGEALLSTVKGLVDGLRHLAERPTPTRALAAMTVIRFCYGALTVMVLMLCRYAWARTESQGLALLGITVAVSGAGFFAAAVITPWAVGRLSPFGWIAFCAAMGAILVPALGLFFHPAPMLVAAFVLGLGTQGTKITTDTVVQSSVDDAFRGRVFSIYDVLFNIAFVGAAAVAALMLPPGGKSAALIAMVAVLYAAVAATLARRGFGRP; translated from the coding sequence ATGCATGCTGTGCGCGATCTCCGCGTATTACTGCGGCTGCGCGACTTCCGGACGCTCCTGGCCGCACGGCTCCTGTCCCAGGCCGCCGACGGGGTGTTCCAGGTCGCGCTCGCCGCGTTCGTCGTCTTCTCGCCCGAAAAGCAGGCGTCGCCCGAGGCGATCGCCTCCGCCATGGCGATTCTGCTGCTGCCGTACTCCCTTCTCGGGCCGTTCGCCGGAGTGCTGCTGGACCGCTGGCGCCGGCGTCAGGTCCTGCTGTACGGCAATCTGCTGCGGGCCCTGCTCGCGATGGCGACCGCCGTGCTGATCGCGGTGAAGGTCCCGGACTGGCTCTTCTACGCCTCGGCCCTCTCCGTCACGGGCGTGAACCGCTTTGTCCTGGCGGGGCTTTCCGCGTCGCTTCCCCGCGTCGTCGGCGGTGAACAGCTGGTGATGGCCAACTCCCTTGCCCCGACGGCAGGAACGCTCGCCATGACGGTCGGCGGTGCGCTCGCCCTCGCCGTCCGACTGGCCGGCTCGGACGTGGATACGTTCGTCGTGCTGCTCGCCGCGTTCCTCTACTTCTGTTCCGCCCTCACCGCCCTGCGGATGCCCCCGCAGCTCCTCGGCCCCGACCCCTCGGTGCTCCAACCCCACCTCGGCGAGGCCCTGTTGAGCACCGTCAAGGGGTTGGTGGACGGTCTGCGCCACCTCGCCGAGCGGCCCACCCCGACCCGCGCGCTGGCCGCGATGACGGTGATCCGCTTCTGCTACGGCGCGCTGACGGTCATGGTGCTGATGCTGTGCCGGTACGCCTGGGCCCGTACCGAATCCCAGGGTCTGGCGCTGCTCGGGATAACCGTCGCCGTGTCAGGAGCCGGCTTCTTCGCGGCTGCCGTGATCACCCCGTGGGCGGTCGGGCGCCTCTCGCCATTCGGCTGGATCGCCTTCTGCGCCGCGATGGGCGCGATCCTGGTGCCCGCACTCGGCCTCTTCTTCCACCCGGCACCCATGCTGGTCGCCGCGTTCGTCCTCGGCCTGGGCACACAGGGGACCAAGATCACCACAGACACGGTGGTCCAGTCGTCGGTCGACGATGCCTTCCGCGGCCGGGTCTTCTCCATCTACGACGTGCTGTTCAACATCGCCTTCGTCGGCGCCGCCGCGGTCGCCGCGCTGATGCTGCCGCCCGGCGGGAAGTCAGCCGCACTCATCGCCATGGTGGCCGTTCTCTACGCCGCGGTCGCCGCGACGCTGGCCCGCAGGGGATTCGGACGACCCTAG
- a CDS encoding CCA tRNA nucleotidyltransferase, whose protein sequence is MPNANNDFPTPRSERAPQSTNALNHVQRRAVSELLRVSPVADDLARRFQEAGFTLALVGGSVRDALLGRLGNDLDFTTDARPEDVLKIVRPWADAVWEVGIAFGTVGCKKESFDIEVTTYRSEAYDRTSRKPEVSYGDSIEDDLVRRDFTVNAMAVLLPQKEFVDPHDGLEDLAARVLRTPGTPQESFSDDPLRMMRAARFAAQLDFEVAPDVIAAMKAMSDRIEIVSAERVRDELNKLIVAANPRKGLRLLVESGLADRVLPELPALRLESDEHHRHKDVYEHTLTVLEQAIDLEENGPDLVLRLAALLHDIGKPRTRRFESDGRVSFHHHEVVGAKMTKKRMSALKYSNDMIKDVSLLVELHLRFHGYGTGEWTDSAVRRYVRDAGPQLERLHKLTRSDCTTRNKRKAAALSRAYDGLEERIARLQEQEELDAIRPDLDGNEIMQILGIGPGPEVGKAYKQMLELRLEHGPMEREAAVAALKEWWAAQG, encoded by the coding sequence GTGCCGAACGCCAACAATGACTTCCCCACCCCGCGGTCCGAGCGGGCTCCGCAGTCGACGAACGCGCTCAACCACGTGCAGCGCCGTGCCGTGAGCGAGCTGCTGCGGGTGTCCCCCGTCGCGGACGACCTGGCCCGTCGCTTCCAGGAGGCCGGGTTCACGCTTGCCCTGGTCGGCGGATCGGTCCGGGACGCGCTGCTCGGCCGGCTCGGCAACGACCTCGACTTCACCACGGATGCCCGGCCTGAGGACGTACTGAAGATCGTCCGGCCGTGGGCGGACGCGGTCTGGGAGGTCGGCATCGCCTTCGGCACGGTCGGCTGCAAGAAGGAATCGTTCGACATCGAGGTCACGACGTACCGCTCCGAGGCGTACGACCGCACCTCACGCAAGCCCGAGGTCTCCTACGGTGACTCCATCGAGGACGATCTGGTCCGCCGGGACTTCACGGTGAACGCCATGGCGGTACTGCTGCCGCAGAAGGAGTTCGTCGATCCGCACGACGGCCTGGAGGACCTGGCGGCCCGTGTGCTGCGAACCCCGGGGACGCCGCAGGAGTCGTTCTCCGACGACCCGCTGCGGATGATGCGCGCGGCGCGCTTCGCCGCCCAGCTGGACTTCGAGGTCGCCCCGGACGTCATCGCCGCGATGAAGGCGATGTCGGACCGTATCGAGATTGTGTCCGCGGAGCGGGTGCGCGACGAGCTGAACAAGCTGATCGTGGCGGCGAACCCGCGCAAGGGGCTGCGGCTGCTGGTGGAGTCCGGGCTGGCGGACCGGGTACTGCCCGAGCTGCCGGCGCTGCGCCTGGAAAGTGACGAGCATCACCGCCACAAGGATGTCTACGAGCACACGCTGACGGTCCTGGAGCAGGCCATCGACCTGGAGGAGAACGGGCCTGATCTGGTGCTGCGGCTGGCGGCGCTGCTGCACGACATCGGCAAGCCCAGGACGCGGCGCTTCGAGAGCGACGGCCGGGTCTCGTTCCACCACCACGAGGTGGTGGGGGCGAAGATGACCAAGAAGCGTATGTCCGCCCTGAAGTACTCGAACGACATGATCAAGGACGTTTCGCTTCTGGTGGAGCTGCATCTGCGCTTCCACGGATACGGAACAGGTGAGTGGACGGACTCCGCGGTCCGCCGCTACGTGCGCGACGCCGGCCCGCAGCTGGAGCGCCTGCACAAGCTGACACGCTCGGACTGCACCACACGCAACAAGCGCAAGGCCGCGGCCCTGTCACGTGCGTATGACGGGCTGGAGGAACGCATCGCGCGACTCCAGGAGCAGGAAGAGCTGGACGCGATCCGCCCGGACCTGGACGGCAACGAGATCATGCAGATCCTGGGCATCGGCCCGGGGCCTGAGGTCGGCAAGGCGTACAAGCAGATGCTGGAACTGCGGCTGGAGCACGGCCCCATGGAGCGGGAGGCCGCGGTGGCCGCGCTCAAGGAGTGGTGGGCCGCCCAGGGCTGA
- a CDS encoding LppU/SCO3897 family protein — protein sequence MTTPPQGPNPYGQSPSYGQQPYGQQPYGQAPYPQTPQAPQAPYGQPQGGYAYPQQPQTPYGQPQQGYPQASQQPYMQGGAPIPPQPSRPQRSPKAIVKGIFVAVALIGIGVAWVSSWNDADTAKVGDCMKNNGNEINPDLKVVDCGTAEAKFKVTAVHSNTTDRSLCPKTDTTYAETQHRRHGGTTRFVLCLQDIK from the coding sequence ATGACCACGCCGCCTCAGGGCCCGAATCCTTACGGCCAGAGTCCGTCGTACGGCCAGCAGCCATACGGTCAGCAACCGTACGGCCAGGCCCCCTACCCGCAGACTCCCCAGGCACCGCAGGCTCCTTACGGCCAGCCGCAGGGCGGATACGCCTATCCCCAGCAGCCGCAGACCCCGTACGGTCAGCCGCAGCAGGGGTATCCGCAGGCGTCGCAGCAGCCCTACATGCAGGGCGGAGCGCCCATACCGCCGCAGCCGTCCCGGCCGCAGCGCTCGCCCAAGGCGATCGTGAAGGGCATCTTCGTCGCTGTCGCCCTGATCGGTATCGGCGTGGCCTGGGTGAGCTCGTGGAACGACGCCGACACCGCCAAGGTCGGTGATTGCATGAAGAACAACGGCAACGAGATCAATCCCGATCTCAAGGTCGTCGACTGCGGCACCGCAGAAGCCAAGTTCAAGGTGACGGCAGTCCACTCCAACACCACGGACAGGTCTCTCTGCCCCAAGACCGACACAACCTATGCGGAGACCCAGCACCGCCGCCACGGCGGCACCACCCGCTTTGTGCTCTGCCTTCAGGACATCAAGTAG